A region from the Micrococcus cohnii genome encodes:
- a CDS encoding antitoxin VbhA family protein, with protein sequence MAAKTSTRQKVRTTKAQRAWAARESEHSLRMEGLELSEETKADTRRFVAGEITADEGLARTLARHRRN encoded by the coding sequence ATGGCCGCGAAGACGAGCACTCGGCAGAAGGTGCGGACGACGAAGGCTCAGCGCGCGTGGGCCGCTCGAGAGTCGGAGCACAGCCTTCGGATGGAGGGGCTGGAGCTGAGCGAGGAGACGAAGGCGGACACGCGACGGTTCGTGGCGGGAGAGATCACCGCGGACGAGGGCCTGGCGCGGACGCTGGCACGGCATCGCCGGAACTGA
- a CDS encoding Fic/DOC family protein: MDPYVGPEAGVLRNRLGITEKVALEEAEGDLSHWRRMQLLDTPLPASRDLDELRVIHHHLFQDVYTWAGQVRTVDMRKNVDGAAVFLPWAVIPTATSFLAQRLREDDHLRRRDRAGFVDGLTDYYEELNYIHPFREGNGRTQRLFWSRVADDAGWLLGWSAVSGAENDRACRLANDEHDKDQLRELMQRITRSQ; this comes from the coding sequence ATGGACCCCTACGTCGGTCCTGAGGCCGGGGTGCTCCGGAACCGACTCGGCATCACAGAGAAGGTCGCCCTCGAGGAAGCGGAGGGCGACCTTTCGCATTGGCGCAGGATGCAGTTGCTGGACACGCCGTTGCCTGCCTCGCGTGACCTGGATGAGCTCAGGGTGATTCACCATCACCTGTTCCAGGACGTCTATACCTGGGCCGGGCAGGTTCGGACCGTGGACATGCGCAAGAACGTCGACGGCGCGGCCGTGTTCCTGCCGTGGGCGGTGATCCCGACCGCGACGAGTTTCCTCGCCCAACGGCTGCGAGAGGACGACCACCTACGCAGACGAGACCGCGCGGGGTTCGTGGACGGGCTGACGGACTACTACGAAGAACTGAACTACATCCACCCGTTCCGAGAGGGCAACGGTCGGACGCAGCGACTGTTCTGGTCTCGCGTCGCCGACGACGCGGGATGGCTGCTCGGCTGGTCCGCGGTCTCCGGGGCCGAGAACGACCGCGCCTGCCGCCTGGCCAACGACGAGCACGACAAGGACCAGCTCCGCGAGCTCATGCAGCGCATCACCCGCTCACAGTAG